The following DNA comes from Microbacterium foliorum.
GGCCGTGATCGCGGGCGGCAGCGTGACCTTCCACGATGCATCCGGTGTCGATGTCGACATCAATGCGCTCGACGTCGACGCGATGCAGAAGTTCCGCTGGGACAAGGTGTCGATGGTGTTCCAGGGTGCGATGAACGCACTCAACCCGGTGGCGACGATCGGCTCGCAGCTCGAGGACGTGTTCGAGATCCACCGCCCCGGCATGAATCGCAAGCAGCGCAGGGCTGAGGCCGAGGAACTTCTCGAGATCGTCAAGGTCGGCCGTCAGCGCACACGTTCGTTCCCGCACGAGCTGTCGGGCGGCATGCGTCAGCGCGTCATGATCGCGATGGCCCTGGCCCTGCGTCCGCAGCTGATGGTGATGGACGAGCCGACCACGGCTCTCGACGTGCTGGTGCAGCGCGAGATCCTCAAGCAGATCTCGCAGCTGCGTCACGAGTTCGGCTTCTCGGTCATCTTCATCACCCACGATCTGCCGCTGCTGCTCGAGATCAGCGACCGCATCGCGATCATGCGCGAGGGCGAGATCGTCGAGCTCGCCTCTGCCGAGCAGATCTGGACGAACCCGCAGAACGACTACACGAAGACACTGCTGTCGTCGTTCCCCCGTCTCACCGGTGCGAGAGGAGTGCTGACCCGATGACCACTCTCGAGTTCGCCGATGTCACCAAGGTCTACAACGTCAGAGGAGCCGGTCAGCTCAAGGCTCTCGACAACGTCAGCTTCACCCTGAACTCCGGCCAGACCATCGGTCTCGTCGGCCAGTCGGGCAGCGGCAAGTCGACCATCGCGAAGATCCTCACCCAGCTCGAGACCCCCACGTCGGGCGAGGTACGTCTCGACGGCAAGCCCATTCCCCGGCGCGGCAAGGGCCTGCGGAAGTACCGCCAGCAGCTGCGCATGGTCTTCCAGGATCCGTTCGCCTCGCTCAACCCGTACCACTCGATCAGATACCACCTCGAGCGGCCGATCCGGCTCGACGACGTGGTGCCCAAGAACGAGACAGAGGCCGAGGTGCGCCGGCTGCTCGAACGCGTGCGCCTCGATGCGGATGCCGTGATCGACCGCCGCCCGCACGAACTCTCCGGTGGCCAGCGTCAGCGCGTCGCCATCGCCCGTGCGCTCGCGTCCCGTCCGTCTCTGCTGGTCGCCGACGAGCCCGTCTCGATGCTCGACGTGTCGATCCGCCTCGGGGTGCTGAACCTGCTCGCCGATCTGCAGCGAGAAGAGGGGCTCGGAGTGCTCTACATCACCCACGACCTCGCCACCGCGCGGCATTTCAGCGACAAGATCATGGTGCTCAACCAGGGTCGCGTCGTCGAGTACGGCGACGCCGACGACGTCATCCTCAACCCGCAGGACCCCTACACGCGCGAGCTGCGGGCGGCGTCTCCCGACCCCGACAAGCACTTCGCGACGACCGGCTCGCACGGAGGTGCACTGTGACCACCGCATCCCCTCAGCTCCCGATCGCCGACGACGACCGCGACGCACTCGAGGTCGGCACCACCGCGACCACCGCGCAGAAGGGGAGGAAGCTCGTGCCCTGGCGGTTCTTCGCCGGACGCGCCGGGTTCTACCTGTTCACCCTGTGGGCGGCCATCACGATCAACTTCTTCCTGCCCCGGTTCATGAAGGGTGACGCGGTCAGCTCGTACCTCGCGCGCAACCGCAACGTCAGCCCTGAGGCGGCCGACTCGCTGCGCGTTCTGCTCGGCATCGACACCGACAAGTCGATGTGGCAGCAGTACCTCGACTACTGGGCCATGCTGTTCCGCGGCGATCTCGGCATCTCGACTCTGCACGGTCTGCGGCCGGTCACCGAGGTGCTGGCATCCGCTCTGCCGTGGACGCTCGGCCTGGTCGGCATCGCGACGATCATCTCGTTCGCGCTCGGCACGGTGGGCGGCGCGATCGTCGGCTGGAAGCGCGGCAGCAGGCTCGACGCGCTCATCCCGATCACGACGTTCTTCAACACCATCCCGTACTTCTGGCTCGGACTCATCGCGATCGCCATCTTCTCGTCGACGCTCAAGTGGTTCCCGTCGTCGCACGCCTATGACAAGGGCCAGTCGCCCGAGTGGAGCCTCGACTTCATAGGCCAGGTGATCATGCACGGCACGCTGCCGGCGGTCACGATCATCATCGCGTCGCTCGGCGGATGGATGCTGGGCATGCGCAACATGATGCTCACGGTGCTCGACGAGGACTACATCACGGTCGCACAGGCCAAGGGCATGCCGAACAAGCGTGTTCTGTGGGCGTACGCCGCCCGCAACGCGGTGCTGCCGCAGATCCAGAGCTTCGCACTCTCGATCGGGTTCATCGTCGGCGGCACGATCGTCATGGAGATGGTCTTCAGCTACCCGGGCGTCGGCAAGCTGCTGCTCGACGCCACCAATGCGAAGGACTTCGCCCTCATGCAGGGCGTGTTCCTGGTGATCACGCTGTCGGTGCTGGTCGCCAACATCCTGGCGGACATCGTCTACGCATACCTCGACCCGCGCACGCGCCAGACGGAGGCCTGACATGAGCGTTCCCACCTCGACCGACACCACGGCCCCGGACGGCAGCACGATCCCCACCGGGATGCCGGAGACCGCGACGTTCCGCACTGCGAGCGACGCGACGCCCCCGCGCAAGACGTTCTGGTCGCAGCTCGCGCAGTCGTTCGCGATGTTCCGCAACCCCAAGTCGATCGCCGGCCTGATCATCCTCGGGGTGTTCGTGCTGATCGCGATCTTCGCGCCGCTGCTCGCACCCTACGGCCCGACGCAGAAGGACCGCACGGCTCTGCGCCAGCCGCCGTCGCTCGATCACTGGCTCGGCACCACCCACATGGGTGAAGACGTGCTCAGCCAGCTGATCTTCGGCACGCGCGGCGTCGTCGTGGTCGGCTTCCTCTCGGCCATCATCGCCACGATCATCGCCATCACGATCGGCGTCATCGCCGGATACGTGCGCGGTTGGAAGAGCGAGTCGCTCTCGGCTCTCACCAACGTGTTCCTGGTGATCCCCGGCATCCCGCTGATCATCATCGTCGCCTCGCAGTTCGAGAACCCGCCGCTGATCGTGATCGCCGCGGTGCTCGGGCTCACGGGCTGGGCGTGGGGTGCGCGCGTGCTGCGCGCGCAGACCATGTCGCTGCGCAACCGCGACTTCATCCAGGCGGCCCGCGCCAACGGCGAACCGCTGCACCGCATCATCACGGTCGAGATGCTGCCGAACCTCATGGCGCTGATCGCGTCGAGCTTCGTCGGCACGGTGACCGCGGCGATCCTCGGCCTCACCACCCTCGCCTTCATCGGCGTGATCCCGGTGAGCAATCTCAACTGGGGCACGATCCTCTTCTGGGCGCAGCAGAACGGCGCCTTCCCGCGGCTGTGGTGGTGGTACGTGCCCGCCGGCCTCTGCATCGCGATCATCGGCGTTGCGCTGTCGCTCATCAACTTCGGCATCGACGAGTACGTCAACCCGAGGCTGCGGTCGGCGGGTGAGCGCGCCCGTGCGATGAAGAAGAAGGGGCTCAACGTGAACGACCCGGTGACGGCGGTGCGCAGCGTTCCGATGACCGACTCGGGTACCGTGCAGAGCGCCGCGGATGCCCAGACGAACCAGACACACGACACGAAGACACAGAACACGAAGTGATGACCTCTCAGACCCTGACCGAATCCCTGCCCTACCTCGACCCCGAGCTGCCGATCGCCGCGCGCGTCGCCGACCTCCTCGACCGCATGACGGTCGAGGAGAAGGTCGGGCAGATGCTGCAGCTCGACGCCCGCGACGACCTCGATGACCACGTGCTCGGCAAGCACGTCGGCTCGATCCTGCACACCTCGCCCGAGCGGATCATCCGCGCGAACGAGCTGACTTCGCAGACGCGGCTGCGCATCCCGCTGCTCGTGGCCGAGGACTGCATCCACGGCCACTCCTTCTGGCCCGGCGCGACCATCTATCCCACGCAGCTCGGCATGGCGGCGACGTGGGATGCCGAGCTGGTCGAGAAGGTCGCGCGGGCGACCGCGGTCGAGGTCGCGGCCACCGGCATCCACTGGACGTTCTCACCGGTGCTCTGCATCGCGCGCGACCTGCGCTGGGGCCGCATCGACGAGACCTTCGGCGAAGATCCGTTCCTGATCGGCGAGCTCGCCTCGGCCATGGTGCGCGGCTACCAGGGCGAAGGCCTTGATGACCCGACCGCGATTCTCGCGACGGCCAAGCACTTCGCCGGGTACTCCGAGACGCAGGGCGGGCGCGATGCGAGCGAGGCCGACATCTCGCGGCGCAAGTTGCGGTCGTGGTTCCTGCCGCCGTTCGAGCGGGTCGCCCGCGAGGGATGCCGCACGTTCATGCTCGGCTACCAGACCACCGACGGCGTGCCGATCACGGTCAACGACTGGCTGCTCAGCGACGTGCTGCGCGGCGAGTGGGGCTACACCGGCACCCTCATCACCGACTGGGACAACGTCGGCCGCATGGTGTGGGAGCAGCACGTGCAGCCCGACTACGCGCACGCCTCGGCGGCTGCCGTCAGCGCCGGCAACGACATGGTCATGAACACGCCGGGCTTCTTCGAGGGCGCACTCGAAGCGGTGTCGAACGGGCTCCTCGCGGAGGACGCCTTCGATGACGCGGTCGCCCGCATCCTCACCCTGAAGTTCGAGCTCGGCCTGTTCGAAGACCCGCGGCTGCCGCAGGACGACCTGGATGCCGTGGTCGGCAGCGCCGCGCACGCCGAACTCAACCTCGAGACCGCCCGCCGCTCGATCGTGCTGCTCGAGAACGACGGGACTCTGCCGCTCGATGCCGCGTCGCCCCTGAAGGTCGCCGTGGTGGGTCCGCTCGCCGACGACGCGCAGACGCAGCTGGGTGACTGGGCGGGTGGCTCGGGTCAGGCCGGGTGGCTCGACGGACAGCCGCGCGAGATGATCACCACCGTGCTCGACGGCATCGCAGGCGTCGACGGGTGGGCGGTCACGCATGCGCGCGGCGCCGAGATCCTCACGCTCGAGCAGGACCCTCGCGGCGCGAAGTTCCCCGACGGACAGCCCCGGCCCGCGGTTGTGGTGCCGAGCGCACCCGACGAGACGCTGATCGCCGAGGCGGTGGCGGCTGCGGCGGCATCCGATGTCGTCGTCGCTGTGGTCGGAGACCGCATCGAACTCGTCGGCGAAGGACGCTCGACCGCGACACTCGAACTGATCGGTGGGCAGAACGCCCTGCTCGACGCACTGATCGCGACGGGCAAGCCCGTGGTGGTCGTGCTGCTCGCTTCGAAGCCGCTCGTGCTGCCGGCATCCGTGTCGCAGGCCGCGGCCGTCGTCTGGGCGGCGAACCCGGGCATGCAGGGCGGCCGCGCGCTCGCCGAGATCATCTCGGGTGCGGTCGAGCCGTCAGGGCGACTGCCGATCTCGTTCGCGCGCCACGTCGGCCAGCAGCCCACGTACTACAACCAGATCCGCGGACAGCACGGCGACCGCTACGCCGACCTGACGCAGTCTCCGGCGTGGGCGTTCGGTGAGGGGCTCTCGTACTCGACCGTCTCGTACGGCGACCTGTCACTCGCATCGACGACGCTGGGCCGTGACGAGACGATCGTCGCCGAGGTGACGGTGACGAACACGGGTGCGCGTCCGGTGCGCGAGACCGTGCAGGTCTATGTGCGCGACTCCATCACGAGCGTGAGCTGGGCCGACCGGG
Coding sequences within:
- a CDS encoding ABC transporter permease translates to MSVPTSTDTTAPDGSTIPTGMPETATFRTASDATPPRKTFWSQLAQSFAMFRNPKSIAGLIILGVFVLIAIFAPLLAPYGPTQKDRTALRQPPSLDHWLGTTHMGEDVLSQLIFGTRGVVVVGFLSAIIATIIAITIGVIAGYVRGWKSESLSALTNVFLVIPGIPLIIIVASQFENPPLIVIAAVLGLTGWAWGARVLRAQTMSLRNRDFIQAARANGEPLHRIITVEMLPNLMALIASSFVGTVTAAILGLTTLAFIGVIPVSNLNWGTILFWAQQNGAFPRLWWWYVPAGLCIAIIGVALSLINFGIDEYVNPRLRSAGERARAMKKKGLNVNDPVTAVRSVPMTDSGTVQSAADAQTNQTHDTKTQNTK
- a CDS encoding ABC transporter ATP-binding protein, producing the protein MTTLEFADVTKVYNVRGAGQLKALDNVSFTLNSGQTIGLVGQSGSGKSTIAKILTQLETPTSGEVRLDGKPIPRRGKGLRKYRQQLRMVFQDPFASLNPYHSIRYHLERPIRLDDVVPKNETEAEVRRLLERVRLDADAVIDRRPHELSGGQRQRVAIARALASRPSLLVADEPVSMLDVSIRLGVLNLLADLQREEGLGVLYITHDLATARHFSDKIMVLNQGRVVEYGDADDVILNPQDPYTRELRAASPDPDKHFATTGSHGGAL
- a CDS encoding ABC transporter ATP-binding protein, whose protein sequence is MSEPLLTVRDFSVVYDVDPPVEAVKNVTLELQRGEILGLAGESGCGKTTLAYGVQRLLRAPAVIAGGSVTFHDASGVDVDINALDVDAMQKFRWDKVSMVFQGAMNALNPVATIGSQLEDVFEIHRPGMNRKQRRAEAEELLEIVKVGRQRTRSFPHELSGGMRQRVMIAMALALRPQLMVMDEPTTALDVLVQREILKQISQLRHEFGFSVIFITHDLPLLLEISDRIAIMREGEIVELASAEQIWTNPQNDYTKTLLSSFPRLTGARGVLTR
- a CDS encoding glycoside hydrolase family 3 N-terminal domain-containing protein, whose translation is MTSQTLTESLPYLDPELPIAARVADLLDRMTVEEKVGQMLQLDARDDLDDHVLGKHVGSILHTSPERIIRANELTSQTRLRIPLLVAEDCIHGHSFWPGATIYPTQLGMAATWDAELVEKVARATAVEVAATGIHWTFSPVLCIARDLRWGRIDETFGEDPFLIGELASAMVRGYQGEGLDDPTAILATAKHFAGYSETQGGRDASEADISRRKLRSWFLPPFERVAREGCRTFMLGYQTTDGVPITVNDWLLSDVLRGEWGYTGTLITDWDNVGRMVWEQHVQPDYAHASAAAVSAGNDMVMNTPGFFEGALEAVSNGLLAEDAFDDAVARILTLKFELGLFEDPRLPQDDLDAVVGSAAHAELNLETARRSIVLLENDGTLPLDAASPLKVAVVGPLADDAQTQLGDWAGGSGQAGWLDGQPREMITTVLDGIAGVDGWAVTHARGAEILTLEQDPRGAKFPDGQPRPAVVVPSAPDETLIAEAVAAAAASDVVVAVVGDRIELVGEGRSTATLELIGGQNALLDALIATGKPVVVVLLASKPLVLPASVSQAAAVVWAANPGMQGGRALAEIISGAVEPSGRLPISFARHVGQQPTYYNQIRGQHGDRYADLTQSPAWAFGEGLSYSTVSYGDLSLASTTLGRDETIVAEVTVTNTGARPVRETVQVYVRDSITSVSWADRELKAFRQVDLAPGESARVRLELPVAECSIVDAAGDRLVEPGAFELLVGPSSRDEVLLATPFTVV
- a CDS encoding ABC transporter permease — its product is MTTASPQLPIADDDRDALEVGTTATTAQKGRKLVPWRFFAGRAGFYLFTLWAAITINFFLPRFMKGDAVSSYLARNRNVSPEAADSLRVLLGIDTDKSMWQQYLDYWAMLFRGDLGISTLHGLRPVTEVLASALPWTLGLVGIATIISFALGTVGGAIVGWKRGSRLDALIPITTFFNTIPYFWLGLIAIAIFSSTLKWFPSSHAYDKGQSPEWSLDFIGQVIMHGTLPAVTIIIASLGGWMLGMRNMMLTVLDEDYITVAQAKGMPNKRVLWAYAARNAVLPQIQSFALSIGFIVGGTIVMEMVFSYPGVGKLLLDATNAKDFALMQGVFLVITLSVLVANILADIVYAYLDPRTRQTEA